The following are from one region of the Chionomys nivalis chromosome 16, mChiNiv1.1, whole genome shotgun sequence genome:
- the Srsf12 gene encoding serine/arginine-rich splicing factor 12: protein MSRYTRPPNTSLFVRNVADATRPEDLRREFGRYGPIVDVYIPLDFYTRRPRGFAYVQYPLLYLLMFEDVRDAEDALYNLNRKWVCGRQIEIQFAQGDRKTPGQMKSKERHLCSPSDHRRSRSPSQRRSRSRSSSWGRDRRHSDSLKESRHRRSSYSQSKSRSKSLPRQSTSARQSRTPRRNSGSRGRSRSKSLPKRSKSIEKSESRSPPKQTGSGAKSRPHGRHCDSIARSPCKSPRGYTSSGTKTQTAKHSHFPSHSRSRGYHHKNSW from the exons ATGTCTCGCTACACCAGGCCCCCCAACACCTCCCTGTTCGTCAGGAACGTCGCCGACGCCACTAG GCCTGAGGACCTACGCCGAGAGTTTGGTCGGTACGGCCCCATAGTCGACGTTTACATCCCGCTTGACTTCTACACTCGCCGCCCCCGAGGGTTCGCCTATGTTCAATATCCTCTACTGTAC CTGCTCATGTTTGAAGATGTTCGAGATGCTGAAGATGCACTCTATAACCTCAATAGGAAGTGGGTCTGTGGCCGGCAAATCGAGATACAGTTTGCACAAGGTGATCGCAAAA CACCCGGGCAAATGAAGTCCAAGGAACGCCACCTGTGCTCGCCAAGTGACCACAGGAGATCCAGAAGCCCCAGCCAGAGGAGGTCTCGAAGTCGAAGTTCATCGTGGGGCAGAGACCGAAGGCACTCAGACAGCCTGAAAGA GTCTCGACACAGGCGATCTTCCTACAGTCAGTCTAAATCCCGCTCCAAATCACTACCAAGGCAGTCTACCTCAGCAAGGCAGTCGCGAACACCGAGAAGGAATTCTGGATCTAGAGGCCGGTCAAGATCCAAGTCCTTACCGAAAAGGTCCAAGTCAATAGAAAAATCAGAGTCACGCTCACCCCCAAAGCAGACTGGCTCAGGAGCAAAATCCAGACCACATGGACGGCACTGTGATTCCATCGCGAGATCCCCATGCAAGTCTCCTAGAGGATACACCAGCTCCGGAaccaagacacagacagcaaaacATTCTCACTTTCCGTCGCACTCCAGATCACGGGGTTACCACCATAAAAACAGTTGGTGA